One genomic segment of Paenibacillus durus includes these proteins:
- a CDS encoding L-lactate dehydrogenase gives MKRKSRKVAIVGSGLVGSSCAYSMVNQAICDEIMMVDRTYDRAMAQALDLSHCTDFMGTRTKVYAGTTSDCAGMDIVILTAGANPKPGQTRLDVLDDAKTITRSIVTPIVESGFDGIFVIAANPVDIVTYLVWQISGLPRHRVIGTGTSIDSSRLKTLLSEVFSIDPRSVNGYALGEHGESQFVAWSHVTIGGKPILHILDQHRERFKHLDLGDLARKTRDAGWEIYTRKGSTHFGIGSALAYIARSILNDEHKIIAVSAILDGEYGQKGICTGVPAIIGGEGIQELIELNLNEEESAKFTASCDIIRRGIDSLSPS, from the coding sequence ATGAAAAGAAAATCAAGAAAAGTAGCGATCGTCGGTTCCGGATTGGTCGGCTCCAGCTGCGCCTATTCCATGGTCAATCAGGCGATTTGTGATGAAATTATGATGGTCGACCGCACATATGACCGCGCAATGGCGCAGGCGCTTGATCTTTCGCATTGTACGGATTTTATGGGTACGCGGACCAAAGTATACGCCGGAACTACAAGCGATTGCGCCGGCATGGATATTGTAATCTTAACGGCAGGAGCTAATCCGAAGCCCGGGCAGACCCGGCTTGATGTGCTCGACGACGCGAAGACCATTACCCGAAGCATCGTTACGCCGATTGTGGAGAGCGGGTTCGACGGTATTTTTGTCATCGCCGCCAATCCCGTAGATATTGTGACTTATCTCGTCTGGCAAATCTCCGGCCTGCCGCGCCACAGGGTAATCGGAACAGGGACATCCATCGATTCGTCCAGACTGAAGACGCTGCTGTCCGAGGTATTCTCCATCGATCCCCGCAGTGTGAACGGCTATGCGCTCGGCGAGCATGGCGAATCACAGTTTGTGGCCTGGTCGCATGTGACCATCGGCGGCAAGCCGATCCTGCATATTCTGGATCAGCATCGCGAACGGTTCAAGCATCTGGACCTCGGTGATCTCGCCCGCAAGACCAGGGATGCCGGCTGGGAGATTTACACCCGCAAGGGCTCAACGCATTTTGGAATCGGCAGCGCGCTGGCGTATATCGCCCGCTCCATCCTGAACGACGAGCATAAAATCATCGCCGTGTCCGCCATCCTGGACGGAGAATACGGACAGAAGGGCATCTGTACCGGCGTGCCCGCCATCATTGGGGGAGAAGGCATACAAGAGTTGATCGAGCTGAATCTAAACGAGGAAGAGTCCGCCAAGTTTACCGCTTCGTGCGATATTATCCGCCGCGGCATCGACAGTCTCAGCCCTAGCTGA
- a CDS encoding EAL domain-containing protein, whose amino-acid sequence MNCIHCSPIEPIEDKGILKIRRASPSLASAVQASGFKIKSYQEEVCEISYSTREQLLNVMKLIESAKEAALLTISIIGTEPPSELERWMSLSQLQVRFSNHSLIDIIANKEFCSYLQPIVDSSERIVGFEFLLRPLPQGTPFQPHILFEVARESGFHSFLDRAARISAIEASARLLPHGIKRFINFLPSSIYDPEYCLTHTFEAIQQQGLRPEDFVLEVVETEEIGDISHLTHIFAECRSHGILVALDDVGAGYSTVEVMSSLQPDYVKIDRGLISFCDQDASKQKAVKEIMERAGEFGGKVLAEGIERREEFQFCRELGIHLAQGYLFGKPAPTPPIHFLHAARIS is encoded by the coding sequence ATGAACTGTATTCATTGTTCCCCTATTGAACCCATTGAAGACAAGGGAATCCTAAAAATTCGGCGCGCATCTCCCTCACTTGCATCCGCTGTTCAAGCGTCCGGTTTTAAAATTAAATCTTATCAGGAAGAAGTATGCGAGATTTCTTACAGCACCCGGGAACAGCTGCTGAATGTGATGAAACTGATCGAATCCGCGAAGGAAGCGGCGCTTCTGACCATATCCATAATCGGAACAGAACCTCCAAGCGAGTTGGAACGGTGGATGTCGCTCTCCCAGCTTCAGGTCCGCTTTAGCAATCATTCACTCATCGATATTATCGCCAATAAAGAATTTTGCAGTTATTTGCAGCCGATTGTCGATTCTTCCGAGCGGATTGTCGGCTTTGAGTTTTTGCTGCGGCCGCTGCCGCAAGGTACTCCGTTTCAGCCGCATATCCTTTTTGAGGTGGCAAGAGAAAGCGGATTTCATTCCTTTCTGGACCGGGCCGCGCGCATTTCCGCCATTGAAGCCAGCGCCAGGCTGCTGCCTCACGGAATTAAACGGTTCATCAATTTTCTGCCCTCTTCCATTTACGATCCCGAGTACTGTCTGACCCATACGTTTGAGGCGATTCAGCAGCAGGGCCTGAGACCGGAGGATTTTGTGCTTGAGGTGGTGGAAACGGAGGAAATCGGCGATATTTCGCATCTCACCCATATTTTTGCCGAGTGCCGCAGCCATGGCATTCTTGTTGCGCTTGACGATGTCGGCGCGGGCTACTCTACGGTAGAGGTGATGTCCAGCCTGCAGCCGGATTATGTGAAGATTGACCGGGGGCTGATCAGCTTTTGCGATCAGGATGCAAGCAAGCAGAAGGCCGTTAAGGAGATTATGGAGCGGGCCGGAGAGTTTGGCGGTAAAGTGCTGGCCGAAGGAATCGAGCGGCGGGAGGAATTTCAGTTCTGCCGGGAGCTCGGTATTCATTTGGCTCAGGGCTATCTGTTTGGCAAGCCAGCTCCGACTCCGCCGATCCATTTTCTGCATGCAGCCAGGATAAGTTAA
- a CDS encoding CcdC family protein — MGSINPSLLHIGSTLGALLMALMVIFIRLKASDRPVTLRKILIPPLGMSTGFIMFAVPEVRVPLWWALAAFLAGWFVFAYPLIKTTTFHEKEGLIYAKRSKSFILVLLGLLLVRTLLHEFIDRYISIPQSGGLFFILAFGMILHWRVFMFRTYRKLVPQDTLVSR; from the coding sequence ATGGGCAGCATCAATCCGTCGTTACTGCATATCGGCTCCACCTTGGGCGCGCTGCTGATGGCGCTGATGGTTATTTTTATCCGATTAAAAGCAAGCGACCGCCCCGTTACCCTCCGCAAAATCCTTATCCCGCCGCTGGGCATGTCGACCGGCTTCATCATGTTTGCCGTTCCCGAGGTCAGGGTTCCTCTATGGTGGGCGCTTGCCGCTTTTCTTGCGGGATGGTTTGTTTTTGCTTATCCGCTTATTAAAACGACCACCTTCCACGAAAAGGAGGGGCTGATTTACGCCAAACGCTCCAAGAGCTTCATTCTTGTTCTGCTCGGATTGCTTCTGGTCCGCACGCTGCTGCATGAATTCATCGACCGCTACATATCCATTCCGCAGTCAGGCGGTCTATTCTTTATTCTGGCATTCGGCATGATTCTGCATTGGAGGGTCTTTATGTTTCGAACCTACCGCAAGCTCGTTCCGCAAGATACGCTTGTTTCGCGGTAG
- a CDS encoding ArsR/SmtB family transcription factor, with protein MKPAAIEECDNTCNGSEVSPENIRLTLPERATTDKMAELFKALGDPTRVRLIYALSRQELCVHDLSAILDMGQSAVSHQLRYLRNLRIVKRRKEGKTVFYSLNDAHVEQIFLQTHEHIRHE; from the coding sequence ATGAAACCGGCGGCTATCGAAGAATGCGACAATACCTGTAACGGCTCGGAGGTTTCTCCCGAGAATATCCGGTTAACCCTGCCGGAAAGGGCGACGACCGACAAGATGGCGGAACTGTTCAAGGCGCTCGGCGATCCGACAAGGGTTAGGCTGATTTACGCATTATCCCGCCAGGAGCTTTGTGTGCATGATCTGTCAGCTATTTTGGACATGGGCCAGTCGGCGGTGTCCCACCAGCTTCGCTATTTGCGGAACTTGCGGATCGTGAAGCGGCGTAAAGAAGGCAAGACCGTATTTTATTCGCTGAATGACGCGCATGTCGAGCAGATCTTTTTGCAGACGCATGAGCATATCAGACACGAATAG
- a CDS encoding ABC transporter ATP-binding protein: protein METIIQTTELVKKYRGRTAVDHLDLSIGRGEIYGFLGPNGAGKTTTIRMLLGLIAPTEGRVEIFGKDLRKERLDILRRVGSLVESPSYYGHLSAVENLEAIRRILGAPKRRIAEVLDIVSLTGEEKRPVKGFSLGMKQRLGIAAALLGSPELLILDEPTNGLDPSGIQEIRSLIMSLPQEHGITVLVSSHLLSEIEHMAGTVGIIRQGRMIYQDTIAHLRQRSAGEMRLVVSEPEAALEEACRRGYDGMLRTGELRFSGMNDAQVALLVKALVEQGHAIYRVEEQRQSLEEFFLQVVEREGL from the coding sequence ATGGAAACGATTATACAAACGACGGAACTGGTGAAAAAATATCGCGGCCGGACGGCGGTGGATCACCTGGATCTGAGCATCGGGAGAGGAGAAATTTACGGATTTCTCGGGCCGAACGGCGCGGGCAAGACGACGACGATCCGTATGCTGCTCGGTTTGATCGCGCCGACGGAGGGGCGCGTCGAAATCTTCGGCAAGGATCTCCGCAAGGAGAGACTGGACATTCTGCGGAGAGTTGGCTCGCTTGTCGAATCACCTTCCTACTACGGCCATTTGTCGGCGGTGGAGAACCTGGAGGCGATCCGCCGCATTCTCGGCGCGCCGAAACGCCGCATCGCCGAGGTGCTGGATATCGTCTCCCTGACCGGAGAGGAGAAGCGTCCGGTCAAGGGGTTCTCGCTCGGGATGAAGCAGCGGCTCGGCATCGCCGCCGCGCTGCTCGGCAGCCCCGAGCTGCTCATTCTGGATGAGCCGACGAACGGGCTCGACCCGTCCGGCATTCAGGAGATCCGCAGCCTGATCATGTCGCTGCCACAGGAGCACGGCATTACCGTGCTCGTGTCCAGCCATCTGCTGAGCGAAATCGAGCACATGGCTGGAACGGTCGGCATCATCCGCCAAGGCCGGATGATCTACCAGGACACGATTGCCCATCTCCGCCAGCGCTCGGCGGGAGAGATGCGGCTGGTCGTGTCGGAGCCGGAGGCCGCTTTGGAGGAAGCCTGCCGCAGAGGATATGACGGCATGCTGCGGACAGGCGAGCTCCGCTTCTCCGGAATGAACGATGCGCAGGTCGCCTTGCTGGTCAAGGCTCTGGTAGAGCAAGGGCACGCCATATACCGGGTAGAGGAGCAGCGGCAGTCTCTTGAGGAATTCTTTCTGCAGGTTGTGGAAAGGGAGGGGCTGTGA
- a CDS encoding ABC transporter permease yields the protein MSRLLAADWLKIRGKGLWLLVLVGPLGVTALQALNFGLRFDYMKKTYAGDLWGGLLDNTVQFVPVALFLGGTLVCSLMSNIEHQTSAWKQLLALPVSRIAVFVSKLLLCLLLLAVSCLLLSGFVTALGLIFGFGASAIPVYDILRIGFLSCAAVMPFIALQLWLSLAFRNQALPVSIGVICAIVSPFTTTLSEWLPINWPYLAWSGPNRLYFAGAGLALGLLVLLPGAAHFARKDVS from the coding sequence ATGAGCAGGCTGCTCGCAGCCGATTGGCTGAAAATCCGGGGCAAGGGCCTCTGGCTTCTGGTGCTTGTGGGACCCCTCGGCGTTACAGCGCTGCAGGCGCTCAATTTCGGACTCCGCTTCGATTATATGAAGAAGACATATGCCGGGGACTTGTGGGGCGGACTGCTGGATAACACCGTGCAGTTTGTACCTGTGGCGCTTTTTCTTGGCGGTACGCTGGTCTGTTCCCTAATGTCCAATATTGAGCACCAGACCAGCGCGTGGAAGCAGCTTCTCGCCCTGCCGGTCTCGCGCATAGCGGTGTTCGTATCCAAGCTTCTGCTATGCCTGCTGCTGCTGGCCGTGTCCTGTCTGCTGCTCTCCGGCTTCGTCACGGCGCTCGGTCTCATTTTCGGCTTTGGGGCTTCCGCAATTCCGGTCTATGACATTCTGCGCATCGGCTTTCTGTCCTGCGCCGCCGTTATGCCCTTTATCGCGCTTCAGCTGTGGCTGTCGCTGGCCTTCCGGAACCAGGCGCTGCCGGTTTCAATCGGCGTGATTTGCGCTATTGTGTCGCCTTTTACGACCACCCTATCGGAGTGGCTGCCGATTAACTGGCCGTACCTCGCGTGGAGCGGTCCGAACCGTCTTTATTTTGCGGGGGCGGGACTTGCGCTGGGCCTGCTGGTACTGCTGCCGGGAGCGGCGCATTTCGCAAGGAAGGATGTGAGCTGA
- a CDS encoding heavy metal translocating P-type ATPase, producing the protein MNTVEPTVKRQWILEGLHCANCAMKIENRVSKMDGVASCSVNFATKTLTMETDSSFPETGVSQVEQTVVSIEPHVRLLEKRAAAVSRSAAYTGTVRGNVQVRSHREAHGHEHGDEHEHEDGHEHEDEHEHAHAGEEGHTHGHSHSHGEGETRRTLLRLGVGAALAAAGYLIPFGGYWELALFLLAYLAAGGNVVWQAVRNIARGQVFDENFLMALATIGAFAIGQYPEGVAVMLFYQVGELFQGLAVNRSRRSITALMDIRPETARLRTGEETKIVSPERVNIGDIIVVQPGEKVPLDGTVIEGRAMMDTSALTGESVPRSAEPGSAVLSGFINKNGVITVEVTQTFAESAVSKILELVQNASNNKAKTENFITRFARGYTPVVVITAALLAVVPPLFSGATFSDWIYRALVFLVISCPCALVVSIPLGFFGGIGAASRSGILIKGSNYLEALNDVKTVVFDKTGTLTKGQFKVTGIHPAEGVTESELLRLAAYAESHSGHPIAESIVAAYGQRIEASTITDYNEISGHGIRASVEGRIVLAGNARLMEREGIAFWQPAGTGTIVHLAVDGQYAGSLVIADEVKEDAARAISALRKIGVAKTVMLTGDASAVAEDVGKRLGIGEIHAELLPQHKVEQIERLESQKAGREKIAFVGDGINDTPVLARADVGIAMGGLGSDAAIEAADIVIMTDEPSKIASAIGIARRTRTIVWQNIIFALGVKVVFLQLGAFGIATMWEAVFSDVGVTVLAVLNSMRALRAPSVQG; encoded by the coding sequence GTGAATACGGTAGAGCCAACGGTCAAACGCCAATGGATATTGGAAGGTCTGCACTGCGCCAACTGCGCGATGAAAATTGAGAACCGGGTGAGCAAGATGGACGGGGTCGCTTCCTGTTCGGTCAATTTTGCAACCAAGACGCTGACGATGGAAACGGACAGCAGCTTTCCGGAGACAGGGGTTTCTCAGGTTGAGCAGACGGTGGTCTCGATTGAACCGCATGTGCGGCTGCTGGAGAAGAGAGCCGCAGCGGTCTCCCGGTCTGCCGCTTATACCGGAACGGTTCGCGGAAACGTTCAAGTTCGGAGCCACCGCGAAGCGCATGGGCATGAACACGGAGATGAACATGAACACGAGGATGGGCATGAACACGAGGACGAACATGAACACGCACATGCCGGAGAAGAAGGCCACACGCACGGACATTCGCACAGCCATGGCGAGGGAGAGACGCGGCGGACATTGCTGCGCCTCGGGGTCGGGGCGGCACTGGCCGCAGCCGGTTACCTCATTCCATTCGGAGGTTACTGGGAGCTTGCTCTCTTCCTGCTGGCTTACCTTGCGGCAGGCGGAAATGTCGTATGGCAGGCCGTGAGAAATATCGCACGGGGACAAGTGTTTGACGAGAACTTTCTGATGGCGCTGGCGACCATCGGCGCATTCGCGATTGGCCAGTACCCGGAAGGCGTCGCCGTCATGCTGTTCTATCAGGTTGGCGAGCTGTTCCAGGGCCTTGCGGTCAACCGTTCCCGGCGCTCCATCACGGCGCTGATGGATATCCGGCCCGAAACGGCGCGCCTGCGGACCGGGGAAGAGACGAAAATCGTCTCTCCGGAGCGGGTAAATATCGGGGATATCATCGTCGTGCAGCCGGGCGAGAAGGTTCCGCTTGACGGAACGGTCATCGAAGGCCGCGCGATGATGGATACCTCGGCGCTGACCGGCGAATCGGTTCCGCGGTCGGCAGAACCGGGAAGCGCGGTGCTGAGCGGATTCATTAACAAGAACGGCGTTATCACCGTGGAGGTAACTCAGACGTTTGCGGAATCGGCGGTTTCCAAAATTCTGGAGCTGGTACAGAATGCGTCGAATAACAAGGCCAAGACCGAGAACTTCATTACCCGGTTCGCCCGGGGCTACACGCCTGTTGTCGTCATTACGGCCGCGCTGCTGGCCGTGGTACCTCCTCTGTTCAGCGGAGCGACGTTCTCCGACTGGATTTACCGGGCGCTGGTCTTCCTCGTAATCTCCTGCCCATGCGCCCTCGTCGTATCGATTCCGCTCGGCTTCTTCGGCGGCATCGGGGCGGCATCGCGCAGCGGTATCCTGATTAAAGGCAGCAACTACCTGGAGGCGCTGAACGATGTCAAGACCGTAGTCTTTGACAAAACGGGCACGCTGACCAAGGGACAGTTCAAGGTGACGGGTATTCATCCGGCAGAAGGCGTGACGGAGAGCGAGCTGCTGCGGCTGGCCGCGTACGCGGAGAGCCATTCGGGCCATCCGATTGCGGAGTCCATTGTCGCGGCTTACGGTCAGCGCATCGAAGCAAGCACTATTACCGACTACAATGAAATTTCCGGCCACGGTATCCGGGCATCTGTTGAAGGCCGCATAGTCCTCGCGGGGAACGCGCGTCTTATGGAGCGGGAAGGCATCGCATTCTGGCAGCCTGCCGGAACCGGAACAATCGTGCATTTGGCCGTGGACGGCCAATATGCCGGCAGTCTTGTCATCGCCGACGAAGTGAAGGAGGATGCGGCCCGGGCGATTTCCGCTCTCCGCAAAATCGGCGTAGCCAAGACAGTGATGTTGACCGGCGATGCATCAGCGGTGGCCGAGGATGTAGGGAAGCGGCTGGGCATCGGCGAAATCCATGCCGAGCTTCTGCCCCAGCATAAGGTGGAGCAGATCGAACGCCTGGAATCCCAAAAGGCGGGCCGGGAAAAAATCGCCTTTGTCGGCGACGGCATCAACGATACGCCTGTTCTGGCGCGAGCGGATGTTGGGATCGCGATGGGGGGACTGGGATCGGATGCCGCCATCGAGGCGGCGGACATCGTCATTATGACCGATGAGCCGTCCAAGATTGCATCGGCGATCGGTATCGCCCGCCGCACCCGGACGATTGTGTGGCAGAATATTATATTCGCGCTTGGGGTTAAGGTGGTCTTTCTGCAGCTTGGAGCGTTCGGCATCGCGACGATGTGGGAAGCGGTCTTCTCCGATGTCGGCGTGACGGTGCTTGCGGTGCTCAACAGCATGCGGGCGCTTCGCGCACCCTCTGTGCAGGGTTAA
- a CDS encoding GlsB/YeaQ/YmgE family stress response membrane protein translates to MSLIWMLIVGGIIGWLAGLIMGRDIPGGIIGNIIAGILGSWLGSFLGDWGPRVSEFYVLPSLIGAIVLIAIVSLVMHSMGGRRTRS, encoded by the coding sequence ATGAGTCTCATATGGATGCTGATTGTTGGCGGTATTATTGGTTGGTTGGCAGGCCTGATCATGGGAAGAGATATTCCGGGAGGCATTATCGGCAACATTATCGCCGGTATTCTGGGCTCCTGGCTGGGCAGTTTTCTGGGTGACTGGGGTCCGCGTGTCAGTGAATTCTACGTCCTGCCGTCTTTGATCGGCGCGATCGTTCTTATTGCAATCGTCAGCTTGGTCATGCATTCGATGGGTGGACGGCGAACCCGTTCCTAA
- a CDS encoding HAMP domain-containing sensor histidine kinase — protein MSRYLLIIAAAVMFLPVIISLNIIFVSLSSNWIELRMDDRTKSELALYSSTSNLENSWHEAARLLAGKSPREIDTRIRELSGSYKYASMFWVDGSGVTRLSLPAQKKARGSASDKETSVPETWTVSSSITFMKESINRDPLTIVAFIGDRSDAGEGFMVMTVPRSVLRRDISSFPTLGYVAVLLVLFIGFAAVSWLFFARIRRRLLRLQTAMTLDGRDGLPAAIPKGKPDEVGLLEEAFNTMVAELKDSRRREWEEEELRKRLIADLSHDLRTPLTVVRSHLFEVGKEPLSLQGRESLNLMDERIADLGVLIDNLLSYNLLASGRVKLSPERKDILRLLRENAAAWYPIWTKEGMEVDIELEDEPLYWEVDEIWFKRVLDNLHQNIMRHAKDGGYVGIAAEDRSGTRTVVIRDRGRGMGEDSPVKGAGLGLAIVDMLLSRMGLAWTADSTPDGTSVFIFPKERNNLNET, from the coding sequence ATGTCACGGTATCTGCTGATTATCGCGGCCGCCGTAATGTTCTTGCCCGTTATCATTTCTCTTAATATCATCTTTGTTTCCCTTTCCAGCAACTGGATTGAGCTACGGATGGATGACAGAACAAAGTCCGAGCTGGCGCTCTACTCCAGCACTTCCAATTTGGAGAACAGCTGGCATGAAGCGGCTCGTCTGCTGGCGGGCAAGTCTCCCCGGGAGATTGACACGCGCATAAGGGAACTAAGCGGGAGTTACAAGTACGCTTCTATGTTCTGGGTGGACGGAAGCGGGGTTACCCGGCTGTCGCTCCCTGCGCAGAAGAAGGCGCGAGGGAGCGCCTCCGACAAGGAGACCTCCGTCCCGGAGACATGGACGGTTTCTTCGTCGATCACTTTTATGAAAGAAAGCATCAACCGTGATCCGCTGACTATTGTCGCTTTTATCGGCGACCGTTCCGATGCCGGTGAAGGCTTCATGGTCATGACGGTTCCGAGGTCCGTGCTGCGGAGAGACATAAGCAGTTTTCCGACTTTGGGGTATGTTGCGGTGCTGCTCGTCCTGTTCATCGGGTTCGCGGCGGTATCCTGGCTGTTCTTCGCCAGAATCCGCAGGCGGCTGCTGCGGCTGCAGACCGCGATGACCCTTGACGGTAGGGACGGCCTCCCGGCAGCAATTCCCAAGGGCAAGCCCGATGAGGTGGGTCTGCTGGAAGAGGCGTTCAATACGATGGTTGCGGAGCTTAAGGACAGCCGGCGCAGAGAGTGGGAGGAAGAGGAGCTGCGCAAGCGGCTGATCGCCGATCTGTCCCATGATCTGCGCACACCGCTTACGGTTGTGCGCAGTCATTTGTTCGAGGTCGGCAAGGAACCGCTGTCCTTGCAGGGAAGAGAATCGCTCAATCTGATGGATGAGCGCATCGCCGACCTTGGCGTTCTGATCGACAACCTGCTGAGTTATAATCTGCTGGCAAGCGGCAGGGTGAAGCTGTCGCCGGAGCGCAAGGATATTCTCAGGCTGCTGCGGGAAAACGCCGCAGCGTGGTACCCGATATGGACCAAGGAAGGCATGGAGGTAGACATTGAACTGGAGGACGAACCCTTATACTGGGAGGTCGATGAGATCTGGTTCAAGCGTGTGCTGGACAATCTGCATCAGAACATCATGCGCCATGCCAAGGACGGTGGTTACGTCGGGATTGCCGCCGAGGACCGCAGCGGCACACGCACTGTCGTCATCCGCGACCGCGGACGGGGCATGGGCGAAGATTCTCCGGTGAAAGGAGCGGGTCTCGGACTCGCCATAGTCGATATGCTGCTGTCCCGCATGGGGCTTGCGTGGACGGCGGACAGCACTCCGGACGGCACCTCGGTCTTCATTTTTCCGAAAGAGCGGAATAATTTAAACGAAACTTAA
- a CDS encoding ABC transporter permease, with protein sequence MKMFLRILSAERLKLSGSYIWLLVLASPAAAVLMGLFAASPKGGKLDWTILLTVMSMLHAALFLPILSGLYAAMLCRHEHLDGGWKALLALPVSRTAVYIAKFTMAALLLAATQAVFMAAVIGTGLFRGIGAPIPWELLVRSITASFVACLPLAALQMTVSQAWSSFAAPLALNVSFTLPNILIANSATYGPYYPWVQPLLAMLPHGQADRGAFNLPLESLLIVVLGSFVIFFAAGLLSFRRKAV encoded by the coding sequence ATGAAGATGTTTCTAAGAATTCTGTCAGCCGAAAGACTGAAGCTGTCCGGCTCCTATATATGGCTGCTTGTACTGGCCAGTCCAGCCGCTGCGGTGCTGATGGGGCTGTTCGCCGCCTCTCCGAAGGGCGGAAAGCTGGATTGGACGATACTGCTTACGGTTATGTCGATGCTTCACGCTGCATTGTTTCTGCCGATCCTGTCCGGGCTGTACGCCGCCATGCTGTGCCGTCACGAGCATCTGGACGGCGGCTGGAAGGCGCTGCTGGCGCTGCCGGTCTCGCGGACGGCTGTATACATCGCCAAGTTTACGATGGCTGCTCTGCTGCTCGCAGCGACCCAGGCCGTCTTCATGGCCGCGGTCATCGGAACGGGATTATTCCGAGGAATCGGGGCTCCCATTCCTTGGGAACTGCTCGTCAGAAGCATTACTGCCAGCTTTGTAGCCTGCCTGCCGCTTGCGGCGCTCCAAATGACCGTTTCCCAGGCGTGGAGCAGCTTCGCCGCTCCGCTTGCGCTGAACGTCAGCTTTACGCTGCCCAATATTTTAATTGCGAACTCGGCCACCTACGGCCCTTATTATCCATGGGTACAGCCGCTGCTAGCCATGCTTCCCCATGGGCAGGCGGACCGTGGAGCGTTCAATCTGCCGCTTGAGAGCCTGCTAATCGTCGTGCTGGGCAGCTTTGTCATCTTTTTCGCAGCAGGTCTGCTGTCTTTCCGCCGCAAGGCGGTATGA
- a CDS encoding response regulator transcription factor: protein MSGTLLYIEDDRQIAGPVARDLKDRGYAVRWLQTGERAVEEAEGCQLVILDVMLPGLDGFTVGQRLKKVFPDIPILMLSARTSIDDKLQGLGFADDYLTKPFHPDELAARIGVLLRRAGSVSSSPLTLGHLTVYEEENRIVQAESGEEIPLTGKQFQIFFYLLRHLGQIMTKEQIYEAVWGEPYMEGDKTLMVHIRYLREKLEKDPGAPEIIETVRGIGYRVKA from the coding sequence ATGAGCGGCACTTTGCTGTATATCGAGGATGATCGGCAAATTGCCGGCCCCGTTGCCCGAGACCTGAAGGACCGCGGCTATGCCGTCCGTTGGCTGCAGACGGGAGAGCGGGCCGTGGAAGAGGCGGAAGGATGCCAACTGGTTATTCTGGATGTCATGCTGCCGGGATTGGACGGATTCACCGTGGGCCAGCGGCTAAAGAAGGTTTTTCCTGACATTCCCATCCTGATGCTCTCAGCGAGAACGTCCATTGACGACAAGCTCCAGGGTCTGGGGTTCGCCGACGACTATTTAACCAAACCGTTTCATCCGGATGAGCTGGCCGCGAGAATCGGGGTTTTGCTGCGCCGTGCGGGCAGTGTGTCATCTTCGCCGCTAACTCTTGGGCATCTGACCGTCTATGAAGAGGAGAACCGGATTGTTCAGGCGGAGAGCGGGGAGGAAATACCGCTGACGGGCAAGCAGTTTCAGATTTTCTTTTACCTCTTGCGCCATCTCGGCCAGATTATGACCAAGGAGCAAATTTATGAAGCGGTCTGGGGTGAGCCCTATATGGAAGGGGACAAGACCCTGATGGTACATATCCGTTATTTGCGCGAAAAGCTGGAGAAGGACCCGGGAGCGCCGGAAATTATTGAGACCGTCCGGGGCATCGGATACAGGGTCAAGGCATGA